The following proteins come from a genomic window of Pseudomonadota bacterium:
- a CDS encoding phosphotransferase, protein MSDMKKTVERLISEEVGIRSGVRELTKLHGDASYRTYYRATMSDGSSFVVMQMPEGLSSVSEEITNFRGTHDELPFINVARYLSGLGLPVPAIHHYSRADHLMILEDLGDEIMAGRVESAGEEARLEWYMRALDLLILMQERTRDRGPRSCVANARSFDARLLNWEFDHFREYCVESRLGREMEPADREAFERETRTISSAIEAMPYGFTHRDFQSRNLIIRDGSLYLIDFQDALTGPRVYDLVALTRDSYVKLADSTVERLIHAYAQRTGSDPQQIRREHDLVTIQRKLKDAGRFVYIDRVKKNPGFLKYIPASLGYVREALSRNPEHDALKAVIEKYIPDWR, encoded by the coding sequence ATGAGCGACATGAAGAAGACAGTGGAGAGGCTGATCTCCGAGGAGGTCGGTATCAGATCCGGCGTCCGCGAGCTCACGAAGCTCCACGGCGACGCATCCTACCGCACCTATTACCGGGCGACCATGAGCGACGGATCGTCGTTCGTTGTGATGCAGATGCCGGAGGGCCTCTCCTCCGTCTCCGAGGAGATAACCAACTTCAGGGGCACGCACGATGAGCTCCCGTTCATAAACGTGGCCCGTTACCTCTCGGGGCTGGGGCTGCCGGTCCCGGCCATCCACCACTACAGCCGCGCCGATCATTTGATGATACTGGAGGACCTGGGCGACGAGATCATGGCCGGGCGCGTGGAGTCGGCGGGCGAGGAGGCGCGGCTAGAGTGGTACATGCGCGCGCTCGACCTGCTCATCCTCATGCAGGAGCGCACCCGTGACAGGGGCCCCCGTTCATGCGTCGCGAACGCCCGATCGTTCGACGCCAGGCTCCTCAACTGGGAGTTCGACCACTTCCGCGAGTACTGCGTGGAGTCCAGGCTGGGCAGGGAGATGGAGCCCGCCGACAGGGAGGCCTTCGAGCGGGAGACGCGAACCATCAGCTCAGCCATAGAGGCCATGCCGTACGGCTTCACGCACCGCGACTTCCAGAGCCGAAACCTCATCATAAGGGACGGCTCCCTCTACCTCATCGACTTCCAGGACGCGCTCACGGGGCCCCGCGTGTACGACCTGGTAGCGCTCACCCGGGATTCCTACGTTAAGCTGGCGGACTCCACCGTGGAGCGCCTCATCCACGCGTACGCGCAGAGGACCGGCAGCGATCCGCAGCAGATCAGGCGCGAGCACGACCTCGTGACAATTCAGCGAAAGCTCAAGGACGCGGGGAGGTTCGTGTACATAGACAGGGTGAAGAAGAACCCCGGGTTCCTCAAGTACATACCTGCGTCCCTGGGCTACGTGAGGGAGGCGCTCTCGAGGAACCCGGAGCACGACGCCCTCAAAGCTGTGATCGAGAAATACATCCCCGACTGGAGATAG
- a CDS encoding IPT/TIG domain-containing protein: MKRLFTAALLAAIAMASCGGVSYNPNVPTDSPPIVTRVDPNSGRAGDEITIFGLGFSIAYPENIVVVGNAPTGATSYSLLDNPTSDEIEAITFTVPADAEAGERPVYVLVEGDSSNADVSFTVMP; this comes from the coding sequence ATGAAGAGGCTATTCACAGCGGCTCTGCTCGCTGCCATCGCCATGGCCTCGTGCGGCGGCGTGTCCTACAACCCCAACGTGCCCACCGACTCCCCGCCCATCGTGACGAGGGTGGATCCGAACTCGGGCAGGGCCGGCGACGAGATAACCATCTTCGGGCTGGGCTTCTCCATTGCCTACCCGGAGAACATAGTCGTCGTGGGCAACGCGCCCACGGGTGCCACGAGCTACAGCCTCCTTGACAACCCGACCTCGGACGAGATCGAGGCCATCACTTTCACCGTGCCGGCCGATGCGGAGGCGGGCGAGAGGCCGGTCTATGTGCTCGTCGAGGGCGACTCGAGCAACGCTGACGTAAGCTTCACGGTGATGCCATGA